Part of the Acidobacteriota bacterium genome, TAGTCAACCCGCATTTCGTTTCCGGTTACGGATTCATCTCGGTGCTGGCCGGAGCCCGGCGCAGGGCCCCGGTGTTTGTCAACCTCTGGGGCTCCGACGTGCTGGTCGTGCCGCAAAAGTCAACACTGCATCGCTGGAAGGTTGCACTCGGTTTGGCGCGGGCCGACTTCGTGGCCGGAGACTCGGCCTTCCTGCTGGACACGGCGCGATCCGTCTCGGCCTTTTCATGCCCCAGCGCCGTGATTCCGTGGGGTGTGGAAAGCGAGTTTCTCTCGCTGCACAAGAGGGATTATCGTTTTCACACGCCCCTGCGGATTCTCGTGCCGAGACCGCACGAACGGGTATACGGTAACACTCTCATCGTGCGGGCCCTCGCTCCGCTGATTGAGGACGACAAGGTGCGGGTGACGTTTCCGGGGTTCGGCACGCTGTTCGAGCGGTTCCGGCATGAATCCCGTGCGGTGGTCGGTGATCGGCTGCACTTCTACGACGTGCTCCCGCGAGCCGGCTTCCTTGCCATGATGGCCGACCATGACATTTACCTGTCCAACGCGCGTTCGGATTCGTCCCCGGCGTCGCTGATTGAGGCCATGGCCCTCGGGCTGGTTCCGGTGGTGGCTGATGTTCCCGGTGTGCACGAGTGGCTCACGGACCAGAACGGTTTCCTGTTCGAGCCGTTTGTCGGCGACACCCTCAAGAAAACAATCCTGCACCTCATTGACACGCAGGAGGACTTCCGGGCGATGCGACGGCGCAACTTCGAGCGCGTCAAAGCGAACGCCGTGTTCGAAGA contains:
- a CDS encoding glycosyltransferase; amino-acid sequence: MESVKLRILVLADSRSFHTERYVRELRRQGCHILLASLERGSTYHFRLKSRGPVSSLHYALASFEIRRLIRRFRPDVVNPHFVSGYGFISVLAGARRRAPVFVNLWGSDVLVVPQKSTLHRWKVALGLARADFVAGDSAFLLDTARSVSAFSCPSAVIPWGVESEFLSLHKRDYRFHTPLRILVPRPHERVYGNTLIVRALAPLIEDDKVRVTFPGFGTLFERFRHESRAVVGDRLHFYDVLPRAGFLAMMADHDIYLSNARSDSSPASLIEAMALGLVPVVADVPGVHEWLTDQNGFLFEPFVGDTLKKTILHLIDTQEDFRAMRRRNFERVKANAVFEDNVARTISIMRELAARRKK